The DNA window GAAGCCCTGAAAGTAATGAGGCAATGTACAAAAAACACTTTATAATTACTTGCACATTTCAAATGTGacattttattatatatatattatattttatatttatttatataaatataaatttatatatattatatttatttatatatattataataaccATTtaatttgggggggctaatAGAAAAAACTGGTTGTAAATATTGGCTGCTTTTAGTTTTCTATTGAGCTGAACTGTTTGTCTCTATTATAATTTGAGAAATGTGGATGTCCTGGTAAAAGAGGAAATAGTTATGGGTGAATGATTAGATATCATAACATTCATGTGGGTCCCAGTAAAGGGCACATTTTTTTTGAAAGAATGTGCAAGAACACAAGTATACTTGTAAAGATACTTGTTATAAGATTTCTCTTTCCAATAAAGCTATACATACTTCTCCTCAAACCGAATGAATGCAATAATgttaatatatacacacacatactgtatgaatAACATAAACAGGCGCTGATGCTGACATGTGAGTGGGCTTTGGCATGTGCTGGATTGTTTCTAGTATGAAGTAAGAACCTCTACCCTGACTGCTATTTAAAGCTACTCATCCTAACATGCAGCAAGTTGTTTCATGGTGAAGAGCGAGATCATGTGCTTTTGAGAGACAAACTACTTTTTCAACAAATTAAAAGTTAAAAAGTGgtcaatttatttttattttttactcttTATACATTTCTGTCATCGCCCAAACAATTTGCTGCACAAAAATAATTGTATAACACTTAATAACACTATataacatttaaataatatatAGACTAACAAAGTCaaatattcattcattcacactCAATAAAACTGAAGTGAGAATTTAATGAACAGTGGTTTATTACAGCAAGTTATAACAATTTTGCCATTTATTTTGTAAAGTTAAACAAACCCCATGGGTTAATGGATTGGGCATGACCATCACTCACCACATTAGTCAGAATCACAACTTATGTCAAACAGCTGCCAGAAGCCCCTGGCTCTCCCTGTGACCTCAGTTGTGGGATCAGCTGGCAACTGTTCCCATGCAAGATTCTCACTCCCTTTGATGCACAGAGAGCTGTTACTATCCTGGGACCAGGTGAAAGGATTGAGGAAGCCTTCCTTGCCTTTGTTAGTTTTGGTCTCCCTATTATGTTGTTTCAAAGGTTTTGGCTTGAGACTGACATCCTGCTCTTTGACAGGTGATTTAACAAATTCCTCTATAATTCTTTCTGTTGGTAGTTGGCTGTTTTCATCACATCCTCTGCCCCTGCTCCTGGTCTGTGGTGGTAGCAATGTTGGCCTTCTGTTCCCGAGAGGCTGCTTCCTGCGGCCTCTCTGAGTGAATCTATGGCCAGCTGTGATGCTCCTGCCGCAAGGGCCTTTGGAGGGAACTGCCGGCTGACTGTTGTTAGGCTGGGTGAAGTCATGCTTGCTGTAGTCAGGCTGTCTACTCTGCTCAAGCTCAAATGGCCTCTCAACCAGACTTGGCGATGTCTGGACCATACTGTTGGTCACCTTGACAGGGGTTGGCTTTGAAAGCTTGGAAACCAAGGTGCCTAGTAGGGATAGGGCCTCTTCAAGCATGTTTTGGTCTCTGCCTTGCGCTTGTCTCAAGGCCTCCAGGTTCTTCTGCAAGTTATCCACATTGGAGTGTAGTTTTGTGGTGACCACTCCAGTCTAAGACAAAATAACAAAATTGTTTGTTTGGAAATCAAAGGATTctaatgaaatacattttttacacaaaaATGCCTCTGGATAAAATCTGGCTTCATAACATATGCACATCACACAAGGTTAACAATTCCTCACCTTGGCTACTTTTTCCTCAAGCGATGCAATACCATCCTGCAGACTGGAAATATTTTTTTGCACTGCAAAGATATGACACAAGTCCAATTTACAGGCATATACTTGTAATAGAAAAGGCTTAACTGGTTTGAGTTTGTAAACTACAATGCAGATAGTGTACCCTATTTTAACAATGATTGACCAATGTCCACAAACCGATCAAAGTGAATCTTTATGATCACTTTCTAATACAAAGTGACACAGTGGGGATCCTAAGAGTAACAGAAAAGTGACCAATTTATTTGTTGACCAAGAGCACTACCTACTGGTCAGAAAATATCCTTAGAGACAGGAGGGAAGATTTTTGATTAATGTTGATGCTAAGATCTTGATAGAACTGGAAATGCTTTCTCCGTCATTGTATATTAATTTAATTTTGCTTGTTGAAATTAATGCAATACAATTTCAGATATAAATAATGACATCAGAATGTCACATTGTTGGTAAAATATTACTGCAGATGCTGTACTTTCTCTTTATTATAATAATGCAATgtaatgtattaatttagt is part of the Hypomesus transpacificus isolate Combined female chromosome 9, fHypTra1, whole genome shotgun sequence genome and encodes:
- the LOC124470685 gene encoding interactor of HORMAD1 protein 1 isoform X1, translating into MVPFTSRNGFSSKTWQVCKMNPNVWNIKEILSLPTGTCVTKSLSRNGATSDYSSISDSQFLFGSQFWPENSQGTSQEILFSSRASQQSSQEASDPKISINYQTKPFLLERDCKDKIRVPNFPTGKVFSILDRFEEDKKKAKEKRESDILATECLQFRENLENMKCSLAGIEENTTMGRTVLLEELKNGTKTLQKNISSLQDGIASLEEKVAKTGVVTTKLHSNVDNLQKNLEALRQAQGRDQNMLEEALSLLGTLVSKLSKPTPVKVTNSMVQTSPSLVERPFELEQSRQPDYSKHDFTQPNNSQPAVPSKGPCGRSITAGHRFTQRGRRKQPLGNRRPTLLPPQTRSRGRGCDENSQLPTERIIEEFVKSPVKEQDVSLKPKPLKQHNRETKTNKGKEGFLNPFTWSQDSNSSLCIKGSENLAWEQLPADPTTEVTGRARGFWQLFDISCDSD
- the LOC124470685 gene encoding interactor of HORMAD1 protein 1 isoform X2 — protein: MNPNVWNIKEILSLPTGTCVTKSLSRNGATSDYSSISDSQFLFGSQFWPENSQGTSQEILFSSRASQQSSQEASDPKISINYQTKPFLLERDCKDKIRVPNFPTGKVFSILDRFEEDKKKAKEKRESDILATECLQFRENLENMKCSLAGIEENTTMGRTVLLEELKNGTKTLQKNISSLQDGIASLEEKVAKTGVVTTKLHSNVDNLQKNLEALRQAQGRDQNMLEEALSLLGTLVSKLSKPTPVKVTNSMVQTSPSLVERPFELEQSRQPDYSKHDFTQPNNSQPAVPSKGPCGRSITAGHRFTQRGRRKQPLGNRRPTLLPPQTRSRGRGCDENSQLPTERIIEEFVKSPVKEQDVSLKPKPLKQHNRETKTNKGKEGFLNPFTWSQDSNSSLCIKGSENLAWEQLPADPTTEVTGRARGFWQLFDISCDSD